A segment of the Anabaena sphaerica FACHB-251 genome:
GCAAGTTACACCCAAACTATAAAGATCACTCGCTGGTAAAGCCTTACCCCGTATTTGTTCAGGAGGCATATATTCAGCACTACCTACCGTTGTCCCAGTATTGACCAAAGCTGTAGCGGTGATTTGTTTGGCAACTCCAAAATCAATCAAAACTAGGTTTCCTGATGCAGTCTCATCATTGATATTTGTGGACTTCATCTGACTAACTGGTAAAATTTTCCTTGGTTTTGGTTGAGAATTGAAAGATTCCAATCCACCCCCAGTCATGGTCGAACCTTGATGTAATAATGCAGCGTTGGTGATTGGTGGCGGATCTTCAGATTCATTACCTGCTACTGGGGTATATCTTCGCATAATATTTGCTGGCTTGATATCCCGGTGAATTACTTGTCGAGCATGGATAAATTGCAACACTGGTAATAAATCTTTAAGTAATTGCCAAATATGCACTTCAGCAAATACACCTTGCTCTTGTAATTCTTGAGCTAAGGTCTTGCCTACAATTAATTCTTGCACTAAATATAGCTGACTGTCTTGTTCAAAGTGTGCCAGTAATTGAGGGATTTGAGGATGTTGTAACTCATCTAATCGTACAGCTTCTTGCTGAAATAAATTTACTGCCTTTGCAAGAGTAGCCGTATTCTGATTAAGGAAATATAATTGTTTAATTACACATTTGGGTTTAGACGGTATATGTTCATCTTCAGCCAAAAAAGTTCTGCCAAAACCACCGCTACCAATGGGATAAATCGGACGATAGCGTTCTTTAAGCAGTAGATGCTTACCACATTTTATACAAAACTTAGCATTACCAGGGTTTTGCGGGTACAGACAGGCAGTACAACAAGTCATTGGTCATTAGTCGTTAATCATTATTCATTATTCATTGGGTTATTAACATTCCCAATCCCCAGACACCTATTGCTGTTCAGCTTTATAAGTATAAAAGGTTTCAAATGCTCCTACTGTTTCAAATTTATAACCAGGTATTAAATTATCAATTTTTAAATCAGTAGTATAAACACTGAAAACAATATAATTCTGTCTTTTTGTAGTTGCAGCAATAATTTCTCGTATTTGCGGGTTAGCTGAATCAATCAACTTATCGCAATTAAATTGTATCAGATTTTGCAAAAAATTCGGTGTTTTTTTGCAAAAATCGGTTTTTAAGTAAGTTGTCAGTTTTTGCGCCGCATATTCTTCATATTGCGGCTGTTGAGGATTTGTCTTAGCCATTGTCACTCCTAAGACAACTATTCCGGCTGCGCCTACAGATGTAATCATAGTCGAGACTTTCATATACTTGAAATTGTGTATAGTTTTGACACTTTAAAGACTACACAGAAATTTAGTCAATTTCTGCCAAAAAGAGTCTTGATTATTTTTCCAAGGTTGTGCTATATTCAAATAGTTAGTGGATGGCGAGCGTAGCCAAGTGGTTAAGGCAGTGGTTTGTGGTACCACCATTCGTGGGTTCGAGTCCCATCGTTCGCCCTTTGAAACCTAAGTGACTCTAAGCGATTTAGGGTTTGGGAACGCAGAAATATGATTTATCGCTCCAGTGTCACTCATTGGGTAATTTTACCATGAGTTAAGTGGGTAATAATTTTCTGAGAAGCTATAAGTTTTTCTTTAGCGAGCGCAAGTGTTTATTGAAATTTTCCTTATCAATAATATTCTTCAAAATTCTATTACGATTTCTACAGCACATTGCAGATCAATGAGGTACAGAATCTAAATTGAAACCTATACACAAAGCCAGTTTTACTCCTGACTACTGCTGAATTTTTATTTTTTGTACATCATAATTCCAACTGTATCCGGATAATTTAAACCACGTCTACTTTGAAACCCATAGTTTTTTCTTAATCGGGTTTTGTTCCTAAATCCTATACTCTTCCCTGTTCCCTTTTGACAAACTCCAGTTCTCAACTTGGACGAGGTTTATTTCTTAAAAATTCCCTAATAGCCATTATTTATATAGCTGTAGCCAGGATAATTAGGACATGATTAGTCCTTGAAACCAAAGAATAACAAGGGTTTTACTCTTGCCTATTGCCTATTGCCTTCTGCTATATATAGAATTTTTAAATATTTGATGTGTGAAAATCGTCAAATATAATAAAGGATTAATACTTAAGATATATAGCTTTAATATTTTTTGTTTAATTGCTACTCTACATCTGTCCAAAGTTAGATAAACAGCATTTCTGTGGTTGGAGACAAAAATACTGTGCTATAGATACTTTAGGAAAAGAAAAGAGAAACACGTTATGTATATTTTCTCCAATTTCCATGCTCTGAAAGGGAATTGAGGCGTGTTTGTCTGAGTTGTTAAAAAATTGTGGTTATCATGTCTGAACTACTCCAAACATTACTGGACAGCGAAGAAAAAATTGAGCTTCGTTCTTTCATTAGTGACTTACGTCAACAAGAAAAGAAGTATTGGTTAAGGAACGATATAAGTCAGGTCTATAGTGAGTATTGTGCTAGATACGATAAATCTGAGCATTTCCGCACTACCTCAAATTTAGGCAAACTAATTTACTATACACAGGAAATTATTCAAGAAGAGTCAAGCTTCTGTTTTATTATCCGACCGAAGATTGCGAGTCAGGAAGTCTATCGTGTGACGGAAGAATTGGATATTATCCCGATGACAGTACAGGAGTTGTTGGATCAACGCGATCGCTTCGTCAACAAATTTCATCCCCAAGATGGCGATTTGTTAGAATTGGATTTGGGACCTTTTTATGATTACTCCCCGACGATCCGCGATCCGAAAAACATTGGAAAAGGAGTACAATTTCTCAACCGCTATCTATCTAGCAAAATATTCCAAGATCCAAAACAATGGCTAGACACGTTATTTAATTTTTTGCGCTTACACCAGTATAACGGTGTCCAATTGTTAATTAATGATCGCATTCAATCACAACAACAACTTTCTGCACAAGTTAAGAAAGCTATAGCTTTAGTGAGCGATCGCCCCCAAAATGAACCCTACGAACAATTCAGGTTTGAATTACAAATGATCGGTTTTGAGCCGGGTTGGGGTAATACTGCTGAACGTGTGCGCGAAACTTTAAGCATTCTAGATGAACTAATTGATTCTCCTGATCCTCAACCTCTAGAAGGTTTCATCTCTCGACTCCCGATTATTTTTAAAATTGTTTTAGTATCAGCCCACGGTTGGTTTGGACAAGATGGTGTTTTAGGTCGTCCCGATACTGGAGGACAAGTAGTTTATGTCCTTGACCAAGCGAAAAGTCTAGAAAAGCAGTTGCAAGAAGATGCAATGTTAGCTGGTTTAGAAGGCTTAAATGTCCAACCAAAAGTAATTATTCTCACTCGCTTAATTCCTAATAGTGATGGGACACTTTGCAACCAGCGTCTAGAAAAAGTGCATGGTTCAGAAAACGCCTGGATTTTGCGTGTACCCTTGCGGGAATTTAATCCTAACATGACTCAAAACTGGATTTCTCGATTTGAGTTTTGGCCTTATTTAGAAACCTTCGCCGTTGATGCAGAAAAAGAGATTTTAGCAGAACTTCAAGGTAGACCTGACTTAATTGTTGGTAATTATTCTGATGGTAACTTAGTGGCATTTTTACTATCGCGACGGATGAAAGTCACCCAGTGTAATATTGCCCATGCGTTGGAAAAATCTAAATACTTGTTTAGTAATCTCTACTGGCAAGATTTGGATGATAAATATCATTTTTCCTTGCAATTCACTGCTGACTTAATCGCCATGAACGCTGCTAACTTTGTCATTAGCAGCACTTACCAAGAAATTATTGGCACAAACGATAGTGTGGGACAATACGAGTCTTATAAATGTTTCACTATGCCAGATTTATATCATGTAGTGAATGGCATTGAATTATTTAGTCCCAAGTTTAATGTTGTCCCACCTGGGGTCAATGAAAATTACTATTTTCCCTACACACGGACTCAAGACAGAGTAGAAAGTGATAGTTTACGGCTAGAAGAAATTCTATTTACTCTGGAAGACCCGTCTCAAATCTTTGGTAAACTCGACGAACCTAGTAAGCGTCCGCTTTTTTCAATGGCTCGTCTTGACCGGATTAAAAATTTAACTGGGTTAGCAGAATGCTTTGGTAGAAGCAAAGATTTACAAGAGCATTGCAATTTAATTCTCGTAGCTGGTAAATTGCGTGTAGAAGAATCAGGTGATAACGAAGAACGAGATGAAATTGTCAGGCTCTATCACATAATTGATGAATATAATCTGCACGGTAAGATTCGCTGGTTAGGTGTGCGCTTAACCAAAAGTGATTCTGGAGAAATTTACCGCGTCATTGCTGAACGTCAAGGAATATTTGTGCAACCAGCTTTATTTGAAGCCTTTGGTTTGACAGTTTTAGAAGCGATGATTTCAGGATTACCAACTTTCGCTACCCAGTTTGGTGGACCACAGGAAATTATCCAGGATCAGGTGAATGGTTTTTACATTAACCCCACAAATTTAGAAGAAACAGCCGATAAAATTCTGGAATTTGTGACTAAGTGTGAGCATAATCCTAATTATTGGTCGGAAATTTCCCAGCAAGCAATTGACCGAGTTTACAGTACCTATACTTGGAAGATTCACACTACAAAGCTGCTATCGTTAGCACGGATTTATGGCTTCTGGAATTTTAGCTCCAAGGAGAATCGTGAAGATTTATTGCGTTACCTAGAGGCTTTATTCTATCTCATTTACAAACCCAGGGCGCAGCACCTATTAGAACAGCATAAATATCGCTAAATAGCAGGTGACAGGGCTAAAAGCCTTTTGGTGTCTAAGTTTTATAACTTGTTTATCTCGTTTTATCTCGTTTTATCTCGTTCCCAGTCTCAGACTGGGAATGTGATCACAGAGGCTCTGGCCTCTGCTTGTCGCAACTCAAGATATAAAACAGTCCCAGCCATTAAATTGACAACTCCCACCAAGTTCTTTGACCAACAACACCATCTACTAATAAATTGCGTTGATTTTGAAAGGCTTTGATAGCTGCTTCGGTCAGGGGTCCAAATATGCCATCGACTCGAATACCATAGCCGTTAGACACTAATAACCGCTGCATAATTCTCACAGACATACCTGCGCTGCCAAAACGTAGAGTTGGCATGGGTTGTCTATTATATGCTGGGTATCGTGCTAATAGCTGCTCTTTTGTAGGGATATCCTGAGCATCAGCTAACTCAAAAGATATTGAGGAGAGGTGCTTTTGTCGAATTTGTGTTAATATCTTATGCCGCTGATTTGCCAGTACCGAGATTTTAGGTTTGTCCCTTGCATCTGCTGTCATGAATTCAGGTGGTGTGATTTGAGAAGTAGAGGTTAACTGAGATAACTGACTATTTGTTGACTTCTGCACGCCATTTTCCGTTTGAAATGGTCGTTGCTCCGGCAAATGGGGCAAATTTGGTTGTGTGGTGCTTAACACGCCCGTCATTAGCAGGCCAATTTCAGTCATTGTAGTTCATCTCATATTTTGTACCTATAAGGATAAACCAGGAGTAGACAAACAAATAGTGTGAAACTGTAACTCTCGACAAAGAAATTTTTCTAAGTAAATATATAACATCTTTTTTAAACAATATACAGTTAAATAACGTATTAACATTGAGTTGGGATTGTTCAGAGTAAGGGGCAATTCTATCTAGGGGTTATGTATTGCGTTTTATAGCGGTAACATTTAGCTTGGTATTTAGAATAATTATGTGTTGTATTTTACTGTGAGTGATAAGAATAATTTTATAGTTACTGAGTCAGTTTTTTAACATTGATTCAAGATGCCAGTCAAGGAGTTGTCTGTCTATATTAGCAAAGATTATTGATTGTAGAATAACCGTTGATTAACCTTGCAGTCGTTGCCCAAAGCGATCGCCTTGGGCAAATGTTTATAGAACTAACTCACAACTGGATGGAAATAGAAAGCGAAACCTAAAACCGTATAGGCAGCTAAAAGTAAAGTTCCTTCTAACCAATTGGACTTACCATCAGAACTAATGCTATTGGCAATTAACACTGATACTGCTACTGCTACTAATTCAAAGGGATTGAAATCTAAATCCATAGGCTGATTCAGGAACCGCCCAGCAATGACTAAAACGGGGGCGACAAATAGGGCAATCTGCATACTTGATCCCACAGCCACAGATAAAGACAGATCCATCTTATTTTTCATAGCCACAGTGACTGCTGTAGCGTGTTCTGCGGCGTTACCGACTATGGGTAGCAAAATCACCCCTGTAAATAATGCTGTCAAACCTAACTTGGATGTGGCTACTTCCAAAGTTTCAACCAGCAATTCTGACTCTAAGGCAACTAGTAAAGTACAGACCAGCAATACACCAGTCCAAATCCAAAGATTTGGTTTTTCTTCTGCGGCGATTTCCTCAATTTTTGCGTCTGTCTCTGCTTCTATCTCTGCTACACCCACGTCATATAAATAGGCATGAGTTTTCATAGAAAATAGCAGTGTGAGTCCGTAAACCAGAATTAAGACTACAGCAACAGCAAGAGAGAGATTTTGCAATGTTCTCTCACTGATGCCTATAGATGTGTAGTTCATTGCTGTTGGTAACAAAATCGCAATTACAGCCAAGTTCATTGATGAAGCATTTACCCGCGCCACAACTGATTGGAACGTTTGTTCCTTGTAGCGCAGTCCGCCCAACAACATGGAAAAACCCATAACTAGGAGTAAGTTACTGATAATTGATCCAGTAATACTGGCTTTGACAACATCTATTAACCCAGCATTGAGGGCAACTAAAGCAATAATTAGCTCTGTTGCGTTACCAAAGGTGGCATTTAACAACCCTCCTAATGAGGGACCGACTACTACAGCAATTTCTTCTGTAGCTGTACCCATCCAAGCGGCGAGGGGAAGAATTGCTAGTCCAGCGGTGATGAAAACTATCAAGTCTCCCCACTCTAAAAAGTGAGCCGCTAAGGAAACTGGTATAAAAAGTAAGAGAATCAGGAAAATAATGTTTTTAGCTGACATTTATCGTCTCGAATTTTGGATATGAGTGACAGATGCTTGCGAAGAATTGAAACATAAGGCTGTAACCAACTGTAACCAAGATACA
Coding sequences within it:
- the cax gene encoding calcium/proton exchanger, with product MSAKNIIFLILLLFIPVSLAAHFLEWGDLIVFITAGLAILPLAAWMGTATEEIAVVVGPSLGGLLNATFGNATELIIALVALNAGLIDVVKASITGSIISNLLLVMGFSMLLGGLRYKEQTFQSVVARVNASSMNLAVIAILLPTAMNYTSIGISERTLQNLSLAVAVVLILVYGLTLLFSMKTHAYLYDVGVAEIEAETDAKIEEIAAEEKPNLWIWTGVLLVCTLLVALESELLVETLEVATSKLGLTALFTGVILLPIVGNAAEHATAVTVAMKNKMDLSLSVAVGSSMQIALFVAPVLVIAGRFLNQPMDLDFNPFELVAVAVSVLIANSISSDGKSNWLEGTLLLAAYTVLGFAFYFHPVVS
- a CDS encoding DUF4359 domain-containing protein, yielding MKVSTMITSVGAAGIVVLGVTMAKTNPQQPQYEEYAAQKLTTYLKTDFCKKTPNFLQNLIQFNCDKLIDSANPQIREIIAATTKRQNYIVFSVYTTDLKIDNLIPGYKFETVGAFETFYTYKAEQQ
- a CDS encoding serine/threonine-protein kinase, with the translated sequence MTCCTACLYPQNPGNAKFCIKCGKHLLLKERYRPIYPIGSGGFGRTFLAEDEHIPSKPKCVIKQLYFLNQNTATLAKAVNLFQQEAVRLDELQHPQIPQLLAHFEQDSQLYLVQELIVGKTLAQELQEQGVFAEVHIWQLLKDLLPVLQFIHARQVIHRDIKPANIMRRYTPVAGNESEDPPPITNAALLHQGSTMTGGGLESFNSQPKPRKILPVSQMKSTNINDETASGNLVLIDFGVAKQITATALVNTGTTVGSAEYMPPEQIRGKALPASDLYSLGVTCIYLLTGISPFDLFDVTSDRWVWQNYLPAENSVSESLSAILDKLLQNALSQRYKSATEVLAAVHAQAKPVKQQPVNTLYSAVGVDYKKLNDLLKAKRWQQADEETWVVMCQALCKPVGKYLTNSDLKNFPGEDLQIIDQLWRKYSQEHFGFSVQVQIYESCGRDYPQFCATVGWDINKSSSSTQNLLFVWSLPRSVPKGNLPSHSWVGGTKPWEHMNALDAALVKTRYPEQE
- a CDS encoding peptidoglycan-binding domain-containing protein; the encoded protein is MTEIGLLMTGVLSTTQPNLPHLPEQRPFQTENGVQKSTNSQLSQLTSTSQITPPEFMTADARDKPKISVLANQRHKILTQIRQKHLSSISFELADAQDIPTKEQLLARYPAYNRQPMPTLRFGSAGMSVRIMQRLLVSNGYGIRVDGIFGPLTEAAIKAFQNQRNLLVDGVVGQRTWWELSI
- a CDS encoding sucrose synthase: MSELLQTLLDSEEKIELRSFISDLRQQEKKYWLRNDISQVYSEYCARYDKSEHFRTTSNLGKLIYYTQEIIQEESSFCFIIRPKIASQEVYRVTEELDIIPMTVQELLDQRDRFVNKFHPQDGDLLELDLGPFYDYSPTIRDPKNIGKGVQFLNRYLSSKIFQDPKQWLDTLFNFLRLHQYNGVQLLINDRIQSQQQLSAQVKKAIALVSDRPQNEPYEQFRFELQMIGFEPGWGNTAERVRETLSILDELIDSPDPQPLEGFISRLPIIFKIVLVSAHGWFGQDGVLGRPDTGGQVVYVLDQAKSLEKQLQEDAMLAGLEGLNVQPKVIILTRLIPNSDGTLCNQRLEKVHGSENAWILRVPLREFNPNMTQNWISRFEFWPYLETFAVDAEKEILAELQGRPDLIVGNYSDGNLVAFLLSRRMKVTQCNIAHALEKSKYLFSNLYWQDLDDKYHFSLQFTADLIAMNAANFVISSTYQEIIGTNDSVGQYESYKCFTMPDLYHVVNGIELFSPKFNVVPPGVNENYYFPYTRTQDRVESDSLRLEEILFTLEDPSQIFGKLDEPSKRPLFSMARLDRIKNLTGLAECFGRSKDLQEHCNLILVAGKLRVEESGDNEERDEIVRLYHIIDEYNLHGKIRWLGVRLTKSDSGEIYRVIAERQGIFVQPALFEAFGLTVLEAMISGLPTFATQFGGPQEIIQDQVNGFYINPTNLEETADKILEFVTKCEHNPNYWSEISQQAIDRVYSTYTWKIHTTKLLSLARIYGFWNFSSKENREDLLRYLEALFYLIYKPRAQHLLEQHKYR